From Ruminococcus sp. HUN007, a single genomic window includes:
- a CDS encoding dockerin type I repeat-containing protein, protein MKKTKKTIMTAALLSAAVTVQSQLAAPSSGNESEAAVLYGPPWVFYAKGDLNMDNKINIVDLILMKSNGTGDNETTYWQELGDFDADETISKTDIKIMQRSLFGLPANDDMWPPDDIVPQPEYGIPEVSPEPSYQTKYGAPPVFITDDEPAVTEPETDPTFWDTGMQPKYGIPPIIPSFVPVTKPVTTFEEEPPQPVYGAPVAEPSVAPANTEAEPAEPEITTPESEEPEYEPDPVQLVYGPPSYFMNEDK, encoded by the coding sequence ATGAAGAAAACGAAAAAAACTATTATGACTGCAGCGCTTCTTTCTGCAGCGGTTACAGTTCAGTCTCAGTTAGCAGCTCCTTCATCAGGCAATGAATCTGAGGCGGCCGTTCTTTACGGACCACCGTGGGTGTTTTACGCTAAGGGCGATCTCAATATGGATAATAAGATAAATATTGTTGATCTTATCCTGATGAAATCCAACGGAACAGGAGATAACGAGACGACATACTGGCAGGAACTCGGAGATTTTGACGCTGACGAAACAATAAGCAAAACAGATATAAAAATAATGCAGCGTTCTCTGTTCGGACTCCCGGCGAACGATGATATGTGGCCGCCGGATGATATTGTTCCTCAGCCGGAATACGGAATTCCGGAAGTTTCTCCGGAGCCGTCTTATCAGACTAAGTACGGGGCTCCGCCTGTATTTATTACTGATGATGAACCTGCAGTAACTGAACCGGAAACTGACCCGACTTTCTGGGATACGGGTATGCAGCCTAAATACGGTATACCACCGATCATTCCAAGCTTCGTTCCGGTGACAAAGCCTGTAACTACTTTTGAGGAAGAACCGCCGCAGCCTGTTTACGGTGCCCCGGTTGCTGAACCTTCCGTCGCTCCCGCAAATACAGAAGCAGAACCGGCGGAACCTGAAATAACAACACCGGAATCAGAAGAACCCGAGTACGAACCTGACCCTGTTCAGCTGGTTTACGGACCACCTTCATATTTTATGAATGAAGATAAGTAA
- a CDS encoding MBL fold metallo-hydrolase translates to MAMYSKTIKAAASLIIAASVSLGLCSCSKTGLNKKQMAVYFFQAGKADAQLIYTDDAAVLIDAGDKNYGDKIAEYLKKKGIGKLDALILTHYDEDHIGGVPTLLDDVLPDRIYVSNLPKDSKETAALNEALTQNSLVTTLVEGSEAVELDLDGMKIKIDGPDEKLYEENDSNNSSLITEVTYNDHNLLFMGDAQKLRAEEYMEQNPDKTFEILKVPHHGYYHKYLKSVAEKFSPEYAVITCSNKNGGEEKSVKAFEDRGATVLKTCDSPVYMIIDDKITVKTET, encoded by the coding sequence ATGGCAATGTACTCTAAAACAATAAAAGCTGCTGCTTCGCTGATCATTGCTGCATCAGTAAGTCTCGGACTCTGTTCCTGCAGCAAAACAGGACTTAACAAAAAACAAATGGCAGTTTACTTCTTCCAGGCCGGCAAGGCTGACGCTCAGCTTATCTATACCGACGACGCTGCTGTTCTTATAGATGCAGGAGACAAGAATTACGGCGATAAAATTGCAGAATATCTGAAGAAAAAAGGTATCGGCAAACTGGACGCACTGATCCTTACTCACTACGATGAGGATCATATAGGCGGTGTTCCTACCCTGCTCGACGATGTCCTTCCTGACAGGATCTATGTTTCAAATCTTCCGAAGGATTCAAAGGAAACTGCTGCCCTGAACGAAGCACTGACACAGAACAGCCTTGTCACAACTTTAGTTGAAGGAAGCGAAGCTGTGGAACTTGATCTTGACGGAATGAAAATAAAGATTGACGGACCGGATGAAAAGCTCTATGAGGAAAATGATTCGAACAATTCATCGCTGATAACTGAAGTTACATATAACGACCACAATCTCCTGTTCATGGGTGACGCTCAGAAGCTGAGAGCCGAAGAATACATGGAGCAGAATCCGGATAAAACATTCGAAATCCTGAAGGTCCCGCACCATGGCTACTACCACAAATATCTCAAAAGTGTGGCTGAAAAGTTTTCACCGGAATACGCAGTCATAACCTGTTCAAACAAAAACGGCGGTGAAGAAAAATCAGTAAAAGCCTTCGAAGACAGAGGAGCGACAGTTCTCAAAACCTGCGACTCCCCTGTTTATATGATAATTGACGATAAAATCACTGTAAAAACGGAAACATAA
- a CDS encoding MATE family efflux transporter: MNNKSETASLNMTEGGILKNLLIFAAPILIGNIFQQLYNVTDTAIIGNILGDNALAAAGASAPVYGLLISFSHGMSNGFSVVIARYFGAQNEREMKKSVALTYLLSAVIALILTVTFVLLLHPLMQILKTPADIISDTENYLRIILLFSTVTIAYNTLAAMLRAVGNSRAPLYFLVISTLVNIALDFLFVKGFGMGIAGAAWATVISQVISVILCFIYTLKKCRFLIFRKSELVYDTTLLGDLISTGMAMALMHGVVQVGSVILQSGVNSFGTATVTAHTAGRKIDEIFMLPLGTISMSAATFTSQNFGADRLDRVKKGIICSIMIAEVWSVIALTGSLLFRIPLVKALSGSTDEFIISTASKYIIINVSFFFILDVLLVLRSSLQGVGRKLVPITGSIMELILKAVTVAVLAPWLGYLGICITEPIIWIVCAILVLIDYSVFLKKYRLAQ; the protein is encoded by the coding sequence ATGAACAACAAATCCGAAACCGCCTCACTGAACATGACAGAAGGCGGAATACTAAAGAATCTTTTAATATTCGCAGCACCTATCCTGATAGGAAATATATTTCAGCAGCTCTACAACGTAACTGATACCGCTATAATCGGCAATATACTCGGTGACAATGCGCTTGCGGCAGCCGGCGCATCTGCACCTGTCTACGGACTTCTGATAAGTTTTTCACACGGCATGTCGAACGGTTTTTCCGTCGTCATCGCAAGATATTTCGGAGCTCAGAATGAACGCGAAATGAAAAAATCAGTTGCACTCACCTATCTGCTTTCAGCAGTGATCGCACTGATACTTACTGTAACCTTTGTTCTTCTGCTTCATCCGCTGATGCAGATACTGAAAACTCCGGCAGATATCATAAGTGACACCGAAAACTATCTTCGTATAATACTGCTGTTCTCGACAGTCACAATTGCTTACAACACTCTTGCCGCAATGCTCCGTGCCGTCGGAAACAGCCGCGCACCACTCTACTTTCTTGTGATAAGCACACTGGTAAATATCGCTCTCGACTTCCTTTTCGTCAAAGGATTCGGCATGGGTATTGCCGGTGCAGCATGGGCTACAGTTATCTCGCAGGTAATATCGGTCATTCTGTGCTTTATCTATACTTTAAAGAAATGCAGATTTCTGATTTTCAGAAAGTCGGAACTGGTTTACGACACCACACTGCTCGGCGACCTCATTTCCACGGGCATGGCTATGGCACTTATGCATGGTGTTGTTCAGGTAGGTTCCGTTATCCTCCAGAGCGGCGTAAACAGCTTTGGTACAGCCACAGTAACTGCACATACCGCCGGACGAAAGATAGACGAAATATTCATGCTTCCGCTCGGAACTATTTCAATGTCGGCAGCAACTTTCACGAGTCAGAACTTCGGTGCAGACAGATTGGACAGAGTTAAAAAAGGAATCATCTGCAGCATTATGATAGCTGAAGTATGGAGTGTTATAGCACTTACAGGATCTCTCCTTTTCAGGATACCGCTCGTAAAGGCACTTTCAGGATCGACCGATGAGTTCATAATTTCAACTGCCTCAAAGTATATCATCATCAACGTATCGTTTTTCTTCATACTTGACGTACTGCTGGTTCTCCGAAGCAGCCTCCAGGGCGTCGGCAGAAAACTTGTGCCGATCACCGGAAGCATCATGGAGCTCATACTGAAAGCTGTAACGGTAGCTGTACTCGCACCATGGCTCGGATATCTAGGAATATGCATCACGGAACCTATAATATGGATAGTGTGCGCAATCTTAGTGCTCATCGATTATTCGGTATTCCTGAAGAAGTATCGTTTAGCTCAGTAA
- a CDS encoding RloB family protein → MPVHTYTNWNSRPSDNEEQIEPFRKYFFICEGANTETFYFKRLIDLRKELGIHPLIDIRLWEKTDEDKNLSFAKNLVVFAEKQKTVPDNDFDPERDKMVIVFDGDIFEEKVQGYDELIAQIEKTDIAAVSNPGFELFLILHIDGGYEQRIKGHEQEYLTMDEKGSYSYAYNVLLKLTGMNAKKNGKIGNLADNVLMAIEQEKKINQDIHDIKGKVSCNIGKIIETIINEKPNI, encoded by the coding sequence ATGCCGGTACACACTTATACTAACTGGAACAGCCGTCCTTCTGATAATGAAGAGCAGATTGAACCGTTCCGAAAATACTTTTTCATCTGCGAAGGTGCTAATACAGAGACATTTTATTTTAAGAGGCTGATCGATCTGAGAAAGGAGCTGGGTATCCATCCTTTGATCGATATACGATTGTGGGAGAAGACTGATGAAGACAAAAATCTGTCTTTTGCCAAGAACCTTGTCGTATTTGCTGAAAAGCAAAAAACTGTTCCTGACAATGATTTTGATCCCGAAAGAGATAAAATGGTCATTGTGTTTGATGGAGACATCTTTGAGGAGAAAGTACAGGGGTATGATGAACTGATTGCACAGATTGAAAAGACTGATATTGCCGCTGTATCAAATCCCGGATTTGAGTTGTTTCTTATCCTTCATATAGACGGAGGCTATGAACAGAGAATCAAAGGACATGAGCAGGAATACCTGACTATGGACGAAAAGGGCAGTTACAGCTATGCTTACAATGTTCTTCTGAAACTGACAGGAATGAACGCTAAGAAGAATGGTAAAATAGGAAATCTTGCAGATAATGTGCTGATGGCTATTGAACAGGAGAAGAAGATCAATCAGGATATTCACGATATCAAAGGAAAGGTCAGCTGCAATATTGGCAAGATCATTGAAACGATAATAAACGAGAAACCGAATATATGA
- a CDS encoding AAA family ATPase, translating into MLVKVLIDNYKSFDKNEELSMISSSKMQGNKNHRVKIKQTQLLKNAIVYGANASGKSNLVSAFAFIKNVLMEGLPVGSVNDFCRSSQENKTRESIFELQFTVGDTFYAYGFSAILSKRKITEEWMYELMQDGGSHQLFIREGSNKPVLGESVKLSAAEKSRFEVYSEDFAGQDTRLFLTEMNRGKKYAKNSKLSFFSEVFGWIMNNIIVINPNIGISNTEAYYNDESLDNISRLIQTFDTGVTEIRTRKITVDEMGKMIPAEVVQSIFAHLKAQMQMTNLPGIQMTWRVEGGFFNIRIKENSEPEITTLVLRHGKSVFDFNFSEESDGTKRLFDLIDMLLTDRPDTVFVVDELERSLHPKLTEHFLKLFMQAHDGVRMQLVFTTHEDTIMDQSLFRRDEIWFVERDAENASKIYSLDRFKERYDKKLSKAYLEGRYGAIPVFRQFSFPKGE; encoded by the coding sequence ATGCTGGTCAAAGTATTAATTGACAACTATAAATCTTTTGATAAGAACGAAGAACTTTCGATGATTTCCTCAAGCAAGATGCAGGGTAATAAAAATCATCGTGTAAAGATAAAGCAGACTCAGCTCTTAAAAAACGCTATCGTTTACGGTGCGAATGCATCAGGTAAATCAAATCTTGTATCTGCGTTCGCATTTATCAAGAACGTTCTGATGGAAGGGCTGCCTGTAGGCTCTGTAAATGATTTTTGCAGAAGCAGTCAGGAGAATAAAACAAGAGAGAGTATCTTTGAACTACAGTTTACAGTAGGAGATACTTTTTATGCCTATGGCTTTTCTGCTATCCTCAGTAAGAGAAAGATCACTGAAGAGTGGATGTACGAACTGATGCAGGATGGCGGTTCACATCAACTGTTTATCAGAGAAGGCAGCAACAAACCTGTACTTGGTGAGAGTGTAAAGCTTTCGGCAGCTGAGAAGAGCAGATTTGAGGTTTATTCGGAAGACTTTGCTGGTCAGGATACCCGTCTGTTTCTTACAGAAATGAATCGTGGAAAAAAATATGCTAAGAATTCAAAACTCAGCTTTTTCTCTGAGGTGTTCGGCTGGATCATGAATAATATTATTGTCATCAATCCGAATATAGGCATCTCTAATACAGAAGCATATTATAATGATGAATCCCTTGATAATATCAGCAGGCTTATTCAGACGTTTGACACCGGCGTGACCGAAATCAGAACGAGGAAGATCACTGTAGATGAAATGGGAAAGATGATCCCTGCGGAAGTTGTGCAGAGCATCTTTGCTCACCTGAAAGCTCAGATGCAGATGACAAATTTGCCGGGAATTCAGATGACATGGAGAGTAGAAGGTGGCTTTTTCAATATCCGAATTAAAGAAAACTCGGAGCCTGAGATCACAACTCTTGTTCTGAGACACGGCAAATCTGTTTTTGACTTTAATTTCTCAGAGGAATCAGACGGAACCAAAAGATTGTTTGATCTGATCGATATGCTGCTTACAGATCGGCCTGATACAGTTTTTGTTGTTGATGAATTGGAACGCAGTCTGCACCCGAAGCTCACAGAGCATTTTCTTAAGCTGTTTATGCAAGCTCATGACGGGGTAAGAATGCAGCTGGTATTCACAACACATGAGGATACGATCATGGATCAGAGCCTTTTCAGAAGAGATGAGATTTGGTTTGTTGAAAGAGATGCAGAAAATGCCAGCAAGATTTATTCACTGGATCGTTTTAAGGAAAGATATGATAAGAAGCTGAGCAAGGCGTACCTTGAAGGAAGATACGGTGCAATCCCTGTATTCAGGCAGTTTTCTTTCCCGAAAGGAGAGTAA
- a CDS encoding RNA-binding domain-containing protein — MAESQVVEYKESWKDEYLKWICGFANAQGGRIYIGINDKGEVIGVKDIKKLLEDIPNKVRDKLGIIVDVNRLEKDGIAYIEIIVAPSGVPINYQGEYHYRSGSTKQLLQGVALTQFLMKKTGIRWDSVSVNNIDVDDLDEVSIEIFKREALRKKRISEADLKVSRTELLDHLNLLDDNNLKRAAVMLFYKRPAKLVEGCYVKIGKFGDGADLQYQDQLEGSLFRMADQVIDLIYTKYLKAKITYEHNVRVETYPFPIDGVREAIYNALAHNNYARCVPIQIRIQDDAMFISNSCILPSGWDVESLLQPHRSVPFNPAIANAFYRAGYIETWGRGIQKIYESCKELGVPAPEYSIVGEDITVKFTAHDSIFSEIDGTKHDVNGTNGTNHGTNHGTNDKGTLSVIESNVLAAIINNPYITKSQLIALLGIGGTTVSRTTKKLKELGYIERSGTNRTGHWVIIK, encoded by the coding sequence ATGGCTGAAAGTCAGGTCGTTGAATATAAAGAATCATGGAAAGACGAGTATCTTAAATGGATATGCGGCTTTGCCAATGCTCAGGGCGGAAGAATATATATCGGCATTAATGATAAAGGCGAAGTTATCGGTGTTAAAGATATAAAGAAATTACTTGAAGATATCCCTAACAAGGTTCGAGATAAACTCGGTATAATCGTTGATGTGAACCGTCTCGAAAAGGATGGCATCGCTTATATTGAAATAATAGTTGCACCGAGTGGTGTTCCAATCAATTATCAGGGAGAATACCATTACAGAAGTGGAAGTACAAAACAGCTTCTGCAGGGAGTTGCACTTACTCAGTTTCTGATGAAGAAAACAGGTATCAGATGGGATTCTGTATCTGTTAATAATATTGATGTTGATGATCTTGATGAAGTAAGTATTGAAATATTCAAGCGTGAAGCTCTTAGAAAAAAGAGAATTTCTGAAGCTGATCTTAAAGTATCACGTACTGAACTTCTCGATCACCTCAATCTTCTCGATGATAATAATCTTAAACGTGCTGCTGTTATGCTGTTTTATAAAAGGCCGGCTAAACTTGTTGAAGGCTGCTACGTTAAAATCGGAAAGTTCGGAGATGGCGCTGATCTGCAATATCAGGATCAACTTGAAGGTTCCCTGTTCAGGATGGCTGATCAGGTAATAGACCTTATATACACCAAGTATCTGAAAGCTAAAATCACCTACGAGCACAATGTCCGTGTCGAAACTTATCCGTTCCCGATAGACGGCGTTCGTGAAGCTATATACAATGCTCTTGCTCATAACAATTACGCTCGCTGCGTACCTATTCAGATCCGGATCCAGGATGATGCAATGTTCATAAGCAATAGCTGTATCCTCCCTTCAGGCTGGGACGTAGAATCTCTGCTTCAACCGCACAGATCGGTACCATTCAATCCTGCAATAGCTAATGCTTTTTATCGTGCAGGTTATATTGAGACCTGGGGCAGAGGTATTCAGAAAATATACGAATCCTGCAAAGAACTTGGCGTTCCTGCACCGGAATACAGTATTGTCGGTGAGGATATTACAGTTAAGTTTACTGCTCATGACAGCATTTTTTCTGAAATCGATGGTACTAAACATGACGTTAATGGTACCAATGGTACTAATCATGGTACCAATCATGGTACTAATGACAAAGGAACGCTATCCGTTATTGAAAGCAACGTGCTTGCAGCAATAATTAATAATCCTTATATAACAAAGTCGCAGTTGATTGCTCTTCTCGGTATAGGAGGAACAACGGTTTCACGCACAACCAAAAAGCTTAAAGAACTTGGTTATATAGAGAGAAGCGGTACTAACCGAACCGGACACTGGGTAATCATAAAATAA
- a CDS encoding DUF6055 domain-containing protein gives MGRSIAKQIAATAAGYMIASSSFSAFPQVNAAEEMLIRDKWGYCKTANYVESEHFVIFYGNHDTTGQVNDAFLKRNLEAYERLWHCYTEYLGMTGLNVDIYGKSNQEYKTNIYLTYTGLGAYPDGWAFMSSEDGYGIEIISPDAMLDDLTIAHEFGHVVHHQQKNWIDQEISGAWWEPVANWFREMYLGSSYNPSDVKTGNFDPYLRNMSLALPHGRNYYETFPFLLYLSYNPDDLPGLGLDAVHRLLSESKPNEYPLDMITRILGTDAHIVLGHYAAHMATFDFGMKDAYQSRFDTVMKQTPFYWNLYHTIPEPTAEGKYRVPQEDAPMQGGINIIPLDITGDTIKAELSGLSADTNAGWQACLVTVDAKGNASYSDLFTDGESMTISAKNAVSAYMTVAGAPQEFVRENAFHKEKDSSYKYGDERRRYPYEIKIDGAEVIQSGGYTSTGKKGSKHPNGGGFVASTAKVDSSVYVGPYAMVLGNAVLKGNVRVEDKAVVNGDVTASDNVVISGHAVVDGGGWIYVNNQWQQGKVNLSENAQVSDGAVVSGGVTLKDNAKVSQKAFVTDGVTLSGNAVAKGMTYAYGAGSYSGQVILDGDYANEEKLDSGIGFGWLDQVSKKYTDGMISGYDFNKQCSVWTSDRFAATDALLKGGAKWEAERTSAKGVISLDGNGAYVELDPSAFRDHELQLSVAALWKGGGGDIFFAGDEKANMRLVPEGESGNAEFFITDGKTEEKLVMTSPLPKNVWNKITVRIIGGKGEILLGGNKVASGDITLTPVNVLSASENDAGYLGKGPDDKYFRGALDYCEFFFQKSEEPDITYTGSEEPDSSLRGDIDLNGKFNSADVLLLQKWLLGTETKLPDPKAGDLKEDGRLNIADLCTMKQELLA, from the coding sequence ATGGGCAGATCAATAGCAAAACAAATAGCAGCAACAGCAGCTGGATATATGATCGCATCGTCGTCATTTTCAGCGTTTCCGCAGGTGAATGCAGCGGAAGAAATGCTGATAAGAGACAAGTGGGGTTATTGTAAGACCGCGAACTATGTGGAGTCCGAGCATTTTGTGATTTTCTATGGAAACCATGATACTACCGGACAGGTAAATGATGCGTTTCTGAAAAGAAATCTTGAAGCCTATGAGCGGCTCTGGCACTGCTACACTGAATATCTCGGAATGACCGGACTTAACGTTGATATTTACGGAAAGAGCAATCAGGAGTACAAGACTAATATTTACCTTACCTATACAGGACTTGGTGCATATCCGGACGGATGGGCTTTCATGAGTTCGGAAGACGGGTACGGTATTGAGATAATTAGCCCGGATGCTATGCTTGATGATCTGACCATTGCCCATGAGTTCGGACATGTTGTTCACCATCAGCAGAAAAACTGGATCGATCAGGAGATAAGCGGTGCATGGTGGGAACCTGTGGCAAACTGGTTCCGTGAAATGTACCTTGGAAGTTCATACAATCCTTCTGATGTTAAGACGGGAAATTTTGATCCTTATCTTCGCAACATGAGTCTTGCTCTGCCTCACGGACGAAATTACTACGAAACATTTCCGTTCCTGCTTTATTTATCGTACAATCCTGATGATCTTCCGGGGCTGGGCCTTGATGCAGTTCACCGCCTTTTGTCCGAATCAAAACCAAATGAATATCCGCTTGACATGATAACGAGAATTCTCGGAACAGACGCGCATATTGTTCTCGGACATTATGCAGCACATATGGCGACGTTTGATTTCGGCATGAAGGATGCCTATCAGTCACGCTTTGACACTGTGATGAAGCAGACTCCGTTCTACTGGAATCTGTATCACACCATACCGGAGCCGACCGCTGAAGGTAAGTACCGCGTGCCGCAGGAAGACGCACCTATGCAGGGTGGTATCAATATAATTCCGCTTGATATAACTGGTGATACAATAAAAGCAGAATTATCCGGCCTTTCTGCTGATACCAATGCCGGATGGCAGGCATGTCTCGTTACTGTTGATGCCAAGGGAAATGCTTCTTATTCTGATCTTTTCACCGACGGAGAAAGTATGACCATCTCTGCGAAAAATGCTGTTTCTGCGTATATGACCGTTGCCGGAGCACCACAGGAATTTGTTCGTGAAAATGCTTTCCACAAGGAAAAGGATTCATCATATAAATACGGAGATGAACGCAGACGCTATCCTTATGAGATAAAAATTGACGGGGCGGAAGTTATACAGAGCGGCGGATATACTTCGACAGGAAAGAAGGGCAGTAAACATCCTAACGGCGGCGGATTTGTCGCATCGACGGCCAAGGTAGACTCGTCAGTATATGTCGGTCCGTATGCTATGGTTCTCGGTAATGCTGTTCTAAAAGGAAATGTTCGTGTCGAGGACAAGGCTGTGGTAAACGGAGATGTGACTGCTTCAGATAATGTTGTAATAAGCGGTCATGCAGTTGTTGACGGCGGAGGCTGGATCTATGTAAACAATCAGTGGCAGCAGGGAAAGGTCAATCTGTCAGAAAATGCGCAGGTCTCGGACGGGGCTGTTGTGTCAGGCGGAGTTACTCTTAAGGACAATGCAAAAGTCTCACAGAAGGCATTTGTAACTGACGGAGTTACACTTTCCGGAAACGCAGTTGCCAAAGGTATGACATATGCCTATGGTGCCGGCTCTTACTCAGGACAGGTGATTCTTGACGGCGACTACGCAAACGAAGAAAAACTTGATTCAGGCATCGGCTTCGGCTGGCTTGATCAGGTAAGCAAAAAGTACACCGACGGAATGATCTCTGGTTACGATTTTAATAAACAGTGCAGTGTATGGACATCTGACCGCTTTGCTGCAACAGATGCACTTTTAAAAGGCGGAGCAAAGTGGGAAGCGGAAAGGACATCTGCAAAAGGCGTCATTTCGCTTGACGGAAACGGAGCTTATGTGGAATTAGATCCTTCAGCTTTCCGTGACCATGAACTTCAGTTAAGTGTCGCAGCGCTTTGGAAAGGCGGAGGCGGAGATATTTTCTTTGCCGGAGACGAAAAAGCAAACATGCGCCTTGTTCCGGAAGGAGAGAGCGGTAATGCTGAATTTTTCATAACTGACGGTAAAACTGAGGAAAAGCTGGTCATGACATCACCTCTTCCGAAAAACGTCTGGAATAAGATCACGGTAAGAATTATCGGCGGAAAGGGCGAAATACTTCTCGGTGGTAATAAAGTTGCTTCGGGTGATATCACGCTGACTCCTGTAAATGTACTTAGTGCTTCAGAGAACGATGCCGGTTATCTTGGCAAAGGTCCTGATGATAAATATTTCAGGGGTGCGCTTGATTACTGTGAATTCTTTTTTCAGAAATCGGAGGAACCGGACATCACATATACCGGCTCCGAAGAACCCGATTCATCACTGCGCGGTGACATTGACCTTAACGGTAAATTCAACTCAGCCGACGTTCTTCTCCTCCAAAAGTGGCTGCTCGGCACCGAAACCAAACTTCCGGATCCGAAAGCCGGTGACCTTAAAGAAGACGGCAGACTCAACATTGCCGATCTCTGCACGATGAAGCAGGAGCTGCTTGCTTAA
- a CDS encoding transposase, producing the protein MSFVANDLRNEQISMFDSTLNLTERERRFLEKSWAKVFAEKVFPAIDETPYAVLYSEKLSRPNTPVNVLVGAIFIQQLTGQSDDEFLESLLFDIRYQYALHTTSFDEQPLSDRSLGRFRERLAMYEIETGIDLIQNTEKEITDVMALVMGIDHHLKRMDSMMISANVKKMSRLELLYTCVSNLVKEMKRSNAEVPLEYMHYADVDDRNKVVYHNRSESVDSKIVTILEDAKILMNLCDEDIEDSSAYKLLVRFLNEQTNIYPNGIRQLKDADDSSMDSSILQNPADPEATFRHKAGKNHIGYAANLVESSNENGDTLVTDFQFEANNYSDKKFINDAMERMNSQPEDDRTVIVADGAYTADEALAKSKNIEIVNTNLTGKETPDINADFEFSEDGTQILKCPGGHEPISCSYNKKTGQCVASFDKEKCENCPHFNECKPNLRVKVCKKTVSLKSKNRAQQQRKRSTKEFSDLTKFRNGVESLPSILRRKYHVDKIPARGMIRKKLFFGAKVTAMNIQKFCKFMQGSACRAQNAVIA; encoded by the coding sequence ATGTCATTCGTAGCAAACGATTTAAGGAATGAACAAATATCAATGTTCGATTCCACGCTGAATTTAACAGAAAGAGAACGCAGATTTTTAGAAAAATCATGGGCAAAAGTATTTGCTGAAAAAGTATTTCCTGCAATAGATGAAACACCGTATGCGGTTCTTTACAGCGAAAAATTATCGCGTCCAAATACTCCGGTAAACGTTCTCGTAGGCGCAATATTCATTCAGCAGCTAACAGGACAGTCCGATGATGAATTTCTTGAATCATTGCTGTTTGACATAAGATATCAGTATGCACTTCACACAACATCATTTGATGAACAGCCCCTTAGTGACAGAAGTCTTGGAAGATTTCGTGAAAGATTAGCAATGTATGAAATTGAAACAGGAATAGATCTCATACAAAATACGGAAAAAGAAATAACAGATGTTATGGCGCTTGTTATGGGAATAGATCATCATCTTAAACGTATGGATAGCATGATGATATCTGCAAATGTGAAGAAAATGTCGCGTCTCGAACTGCTTTATACATGTGTTTCAAACCTTGTAAAAGAGATGAAACGCAGTAATGCAGAAGTGCCTTTGGAATACATGCATTATGCTGATGTAGATGACAGAAATAAAGTAGTATATCATAATCGTAGTGAATCTGTTGATAGCAAGATTGTAACTATTCTTGAAGATGCAAAAATTCTGATGAACCTGTGTGATGAAGATATTGAAGACAGCAGTGCATATAAATTGCTGGTACGCTTTCTCAATGAGCAGACTAACATATATCCTAACGGAATCCGTCAGCTTAAAGATGCAGACGATTCAAGTATGGATTCTTCAATACTTCAGAATCCTGCGGATCCGGAAGCAACATTTCGCCATAAAGCAGGTAAAAATCATATAGGATACGCTGCAAATTTAGTAGAATCATCAAATGAAAACGGTGATACGCTTGTAACTGATTTTCAGTTTGAAGCAAACAATTACAGTGATAAGAAATTCATCAATGATGCAATGGAAAGAATGAATTCTCAGCCGGAAGACGACCGCACAGTAATAGTAGCTGACGGTGCATATACAGCTGATGAAGCATTAGCAAAATCAAAAAACATTGAAATTGTAAACACTAATCTTACTGGTAAAGAAACACCAGATATCAATGCTGATTTTGAATTCAGTGAAGACGGAACACAGATCTTAAAGTGTCCCGGAGGACATGAACCAATAAGCTGCAGCTACAATAAAAAGACAGGGCAGTGTGTAGCATCCTTCGATAAAGAAAAGTGCGAAAACTGTCCACACTTTAATGAATGTAAACCTAACTTGAGAGTAAAGGTTTGTAAGAAAACAGTCTCATTAAAAAGTAAAAACAGAGCTCAGCAACAGAGAAAACGTTCTACAAAAGAATTTAGTGACTTAACTAAATTCCGAAATGGTGTTGAATCACTTCCATCCATTCTTCGAAGAAAATATCATGTTGACAAAATACCGGCAAGAGGTATGATTCGAAAGAAACTATTCTTTGGAGCTAAAGTAACTGCTATGAACATCCAGAAGTTTTGCAAATTCATGCAAGGCTCGGCATGCCGCGCCCAAAATGCGGTAATAGCCTGA